The following proteins are co-located in the Myxococcus fulvus genome:
- a CDS encoding metallophosphoesterase, producing the protein MRLFGIGDTHLPSTRNKDMERFGWMEHPRPLQRAWDEKVRPEDIVIVAGDISWATRPHEVMDDLKWLDERPGRKLLVRGNHDYWWGDSASKLRKLLEPFKTLEAFLHNSAAVMGPWVIAGTRLWTAPEAPPMPGGEMGDEPIDQGYVERETRRLATSIEDAKKKEAASPTPLVRVAAVHFPPLYANEKATAFSDPIEAFKPKVCVYGHLHSTGIPAGFTGERAGVRYVLASCDAAGFSPVLLDEV; encoded by the coding sequence ATGCGGCTTTTCGGTATCGGCGACACGCACCTGCCCTCCACGCGGAACAAGGACATGGAGCGCTTCGGGTGGATGGAGCACCCGCGGCCCCTGCAGCGCGCGTGGGACGAGAAGGTGCGGCCGGAGGACATCGTCATCGTCGCGGGGGACATCTCCTGGGCGACGCGGCCCCACGAGGTGATGGACGACCTGAAGTGGCTGGACGAGCGGCCGGGGCGAAAGCTCCTGGTGCGCGGCAACCACGACTACTGGTGGGGCGACTCGGCGTCGAAGCTGCGCAAGCTGCTCGAGCCGTTCAAGACGCTGGAGGCGTTCCTCCACAACAGCGCGGCGGTGATGGGGCCGTGGGTGATTGCCGGCACGCGGCTGTGGACGGCCCCTGAGGCCCCGCCGATGCCGGGCGGCGAGATGGGGGACGAGCCCATCGACCAGGGCTACGTGGAGCGCGAGACGCGCAGGCTCGCGACGTCCATCGAGGACGCGAAGAAGAAGGAGGCGGCCAGTCCCACGCCGCTGGTGCGCGTGGCCGCCGTGCACTTCCCGCCGCTGTACGCCAACGAGAAGGCCACCGCGTTCAGCGACCCCATCGAGGCGTTCAAGCCGAAGGTGTGCGTGTACGGCCACCTGCACTCGACGGGCATCCCCGCGGGCTTCACCGGCGAGCGGGCCGGGGTGCGCTACGTGCTGGCGTCGTGCGACGCGGCGGGCTTCTCGCCCGTGCTGCTCGACGAGGTGTGA
- a CDS encoding TIGR02265 family protein, which produces MPSNKSELAARLAATQPGDAVRGLFFKAVFSLVQQRAGLAAMEQVRVGVLAKDYSDLRTYPVQEFLNLLYLAADALEEPMGSEEAVYHACGESNVTRYSTGPGMLIFGIISRGDPQKLFSGAQMGYSAAVTYGTREYVTTGPKSGTLRVRRDMLPPAYHEGILTGALKVLGLKGTAKAHPQGIDRVDYDITWE; this is translated from the coding sequence ATGCCGTCCAACAAGTCGGAGCTCGCCGCGCGACTGGCGGCCACGCAGCCCGGCGACGCGGTGCGAGGGCTGTTCTTCAAGGCGGTGTTCAGCCTGGTCCAACAGCGTGCCGGGCTGGCCGCGATGGAGCAGGTGCGCGTGGGCGTGCTGGCCAAGGACTACTCGGACCTGCGCACCTATCCGGTGCAGGAGTTCCTGAACCTGCTGTACCTGGCGGCGGACGCGCTCGAGGAGCCGATGGGCTCCGAGGAGGCCGTGTACCACGCGTGTGGTGAGTCCAACGTCACGCGCTACTCCACGGGCCCGGGGATGCTCATCTTCGGCATCATCTCCCGAGGGGACCCGCAGAAGCTCTTCTCCGGGGCGCAGATGGGCTACAGCGCGGCCGTCACGTACGGCACCCGCGAGTACGTCACCACGGGGCCCAAGTCCGGCACCCTGCGCGTGCGTCGGGACATGCTGCCCCCCGCGTACCACGAGGGCATCCTCACCGGCGCATTGAAGGTGTTGGGATTGAAGGGCACGGCGAAGGCCCATCCGCAGGGCATCGACCGCGTCGACTACGACATCACCTGGGAGTGA
- a CDS encoding N-acetylmuramoyl-L-alanine amidase, producing the protein MHVLSKTFAATAAALALSACGPQPEAPPPEAPPSTEVPSGAADDAARAIADQARRTPSELDALFAQAAKEFDVPVSLLKAISYTETRWEHVKGEEEFEGRPAAFGLLALRGDRITQGAALAGVSEDQVRGEPLANLRAGAALLSRHATEAGIDRKDLGAWAPVAVALTDISDPDVQAYYVHNEVYATLRDGAGAFTPEGKVAVSLEGAAVEAKFALPRMQALAAGPDYGASIWRASPNYNARPAGTNVSMIIIHTCEGGYSGCWGWLTNSAAGVSAHYVVNESGSEISQLVRESARAWHVGASYDCNLNGRVDCGIQGTSVNHFSVGIEHGGFASQSSFPAGQIDASAKLSCDITKGQGIVRDSYHIVAHGRLQPASRTDPGPNWPWSSYISKIKSYCGDGGTPTGTIVVDSHNANNDTAKARADVPASWASGTSAGYYGSGYYYASTQPISEPVVFNFYMASAGSKTIDAWWVAGTNRSPAAPFIISHTGGDSTVTVNQQANGGAWVALGTYNFAAGWNQVKLSRWATEGYVVMADAIRVR; encoded by the coding sequence ATGCACGTGTTGAGTAAGACGTTCGCGGCCACCGCCGCGGCCCTGGCCCTGTCTGCGTGTGGTCCGCAGCCAGAGGCGCCGCCGCCGGAGGCCCCGCCTTCCACGGAGGTGCCCTCGGGCGCGGCGGACGACGCGGCCCGCGCCATCGCGGACCAGGCGCGCCGCACCCCCAGCGAGCTGGACGCGCTGTTCGCCCAGGCGGCGAAGGAGTTCGACGTCCCGGTGAGCCTGCTCAAGGCCATCTCCTACACGGAGACGCGCTGGGAGCACGTGAAGGGCGAGGAGGAGTTCGAGGGCCGTCCCGCGGCGTTCGGTCTGCTGGCCCTGCGCGGTGACAGAATCACCCAGGGCGCGGCGCTGGCCGGCGTGTCCGAGGACCAGGTGCGCGGCGAGCCGCTGGCCAACCTGCGCGCGGGCGCGGCGCTGTTGTCCAGGCACGCCACCGAGGCGGGCATCGACCGGAAGGACCTGGGCGCGTGGGCGCCGGTGGCGGTGGCGCTGACCGACATCAGCGACCCGGACGTGCAGGCGTACTACGTCCACAACGAGGTCTACGCCACGCTGCGCGACGGCGCGGGCGCCTTCACGCCCGAGGGCAAGGTGGCCGTGTCGCTGGAGGGCGCGGCGGTGGAGGCGAAGTTCGCGCTGCCCCGGATGCAGGCGCTGGCGGCGGGCCCGGACTACGGCGCCTCCATCTGGCGCGCGTCGCCCAACTACAACGCGCGTCCGGCCGGCACCAACGTGTCGATGATCATCATCCACACCTGTGAGGGCGGCTACTCCGGGTGCTGGGGCTGGCTGACGAACTCCGCGGCGGGCGTGTCCGCGCACTACGTGGTCAACGAGAGCGGCAGCGAGATTTCGCAGCTGGTGCGCGAGTCCGCCCGTGCGTGGCACGTGGGCGCGTCCTACGACTGCAACCTCAACGGCAGGGTGGACTGCGGCATCCAGGGCACGTCGGTGAACCACTTCTCGGTGGGCATCGAGCACGGCGGCTTCGCCAGCCAGTCGTCCTTCCCGGCCGGGCAGATTGACGCCTCCGCGAAGCTGTCCTGCGACATCACCAAGGGGCAGGGCATCGTCCGCGACAGCTACCACATCGTCGCGCACGGCCGGCTCCAGCCCGCGTCCCGCACGGACCCGGGTCCGAACTGGCCGTGGAGCAGCTACATCAGCAAGATCAAGAGCTACTGCGGTGACGGCGGCACGCCCACGGGCACCATCGTCGTGGACAGCCACAACGCCAACAACGACACGGCCAAGGCGCGCGCGGACGTGCCCGCCTCGTGGGCGTCCGGCACCAGCGCCGGCTACTACGGCAGCGGCTACTACTACGCCTCCACGCAGCCCATCTCCGAGCCGGTGGTGTTCAACTTCTACATGGCGTCCGCAGGCTCGAAGACCATCGACGCGTGGTGGGTGGCCGGCACCAACCGCTCTCCGGCGGCGCCGTTCATCATCAGCCACACGGGTGGCGACAGCACGGTGACGGTGAACCAGCAGGCCAACGGCGGCGCGTGGGTCGCCCTGGGCACGTACAACTTCGCCGCGGGCTGGAACCAGGTG